Part of the Triticum aestivum cultivar Chinese Spring chromosome 4D, IWGSC CS RefSeq v2.1, whole genome shotgun sequence genome is shown below.
CAATATACTGCTGGCGTCCACTGCTTATCAAGTACAGCTACTTGCCGCAGCAAGAGAAAATAAACTCACCATTAGAAGGAGAGCATGAAGATGGAGGGAAGAACCAGATACAAGCAAACCAGCAGGGAGAGCAGGACCCGGGGGCTACTCGAGGTGGCCGAACCACCAGCTGCTGCCATGTTGCTGCTTGAGACGCCGGAGCCGGCTTGAGTGCTGCCAGAAGTAACTGCGCCGTCTTTCGAGCCGGGCCCCGACGCCTGCAGCATGTTCTTGAACCAGTAGGCCGAGTCCTTGGGGTACCGCTTGAGGGTGGTGAAGTCGACGTACACGATGCCGAACTTGGAGGTGTAGCCCGACAGCCACTCGAAGTTGTCCAGGAGGGACCACGCAAAGTAGCCCACCACGTTCGCGCCGTCGTCGATCGCCTTCTTCAGCTCCGCGAGGTAGGTCTCGTAGAACTCCACCCTTGATGCGTCGTGGAGGAACTCCTCGCGGGTCAGGTTCGCGGGTTGGTCCATTCCTGGCAACATATCATACCACCGTGGTGATTCGTGTTATACATGTGTGTGTTTGCTGTGATGGGCTTTGTTGCATGTAGAGTTTGTTTTTTCAAGTTGTTAAAGGAGGATAAGGCCGTTTCGAATACCGTTCTCGGATATAATGATCGTCGGGTTGTTGTACTTCTCCCTTATGTAGTTCACACATCCGTACATGCCCGTCGGGACGATGTAAAGCCAATTGGAGTTCGCCTGCACACAGGTTGATACACCACCAGATACTCGCTTGTTAGTTTCGCATTCGACAATCTTGTAACGCTGGCAGAAGAAACTGCAATGTGCTGTTGCAGGAGGAAACGGCTATACATACCTTCTGTCCAATTGGTACGCCATTTCGCTGAACTGCACGTTTAAAGGAGAGGGTGAGAAGTGATGTATCTTGAGTAACTACATTGATTTATATTTATAAAACCTGAATCATACATATAAGTTGACAACTCACATATATATTGAACATGCCAGTCAGATGAGTAGCTTGTCGGTGGTTGCTGAGGCGTTGGTTGGTCCGCCATGTAGGTCGCTGTATACTGATTTATCCCAATATAATCTACAGAGCCCTTGACTAACTTAGATTGTTCAGGTGTGAAACTAGGTAACCTCTCTTTTACGATATCTTGCATGGTCTTCGGGTATTGGCCATTTAGTAGTGGATCAAGAAACCTGAATTTCCGGAACAAAATTGTCAATAAAGGACAATTGTGTCAGACAAAAATCTGAAGTTTTGTGACGAATTACTGCCATGGTCTTACCAACCAACATGGAAGTCCCTAGCCCTTTGAGCTGCTGCTTGGTCGGCAGGTGAGTTGGTAGCAGCTTCATACCAGTTGAAGTCCAGAACTATCCCAACTTTGCCTTTCTGACTTGCCTAAATTTTGTTTGAAGTCAGATGACAGGATCGTACACAGCAATACAAATACATATGTGACATAGTTGCCTCAATACTTGTTTTTCCGCTACGAATGTACATAACATATGATATTCCGTTGTTCCCAAGTGCAAGTGAGTTCCCACACTATTTGTCATATTCACATATTATAAGCACATTATTTTGTAGACCAAAATGCTTTCGCCAATTTCGCTACCATATACAAACCATATGGCAAAGCAAAAGAATTTCAAACTTGCAGCCGAATATCCttctttgaaaaaaaatgttaataaGAAACTTTAGCCACTTGGCATAGCATGGATTGCTTTTTGCAAGATACTGAATTCAATTCCATTCAGAAACAAACTCAAGAAAATAACCAAAATTTTACGCTGCCAAATTAGGATAATTATTGTGT
Proteins encoded:
- the LOC123095817 gene encoding beta-glucosidase 8; this encodes MRHHGQDRKRCSLSLTAHCPLPPASESETESCSLGTSGLVAQMMAPPRLLVLLLAAAALLGCARAAADTGGLSRASFPKGFVFGTATSAFQVEGAAAAGGRGPSIWDPFVHTPGNIAENANADVATDEYHRYKEDVDLLKSLNFDAYRFSISWSRIFPDGEGKVNKEGVTYYNNLIDYVLKQGLTPYVNLNHYDIPLALQKKYDGFLSPKIANIFADYAEFCFKTYGDRIKNWFTFNEPRIVAALGFDTGTNPPNRCTKCAAGGNSATEPYTVVHNILLSHATAVARYRNKYQASQKGKVGIVLDFNWYEAATNSPADQAAAQRARDFHVGWFLDPLLNGQYPKTMQDIVKERLPSFTPEQSKLVKGSVDYIGINQYTATYMADQPTPQQPPTSYSSDWHVQYIFQRNGVPIGQKANSNWLYIVPTGMYGCVNYIREKYNNPTIIISENGMDQPANLTREEFLHDASRVEFYETYLAELKKAIDDGANVVGYFAWSLLDNFEWLSGYTSKFGIVYVDFTTLKRYPKDSAYWFKNMLQASGPGSKDGAVTSGSTQAGSGVSSSNMAAAGGSATSSSPRVLLSLLVCLYLVLPSIFMLSF